Below is a genomic region from Fibrobacter sp. UWP2.
CTTAAATACTTGTATAGGTTTTCAACATCAATCAATTTGTTGTTGGGAATGTCCCATAATGAGTTTTCAATCTTTTTGTGAACATCAATTGTACTTTTTATCCAAAAGTAAGAATAAGCAGGGAATTTCCCATGCACATACGGAGAGTATTTATCAACGGCAATATGCAAGCCCATCATCCCATCTTGAATTGTATCAGCCAAATTTAAATTGAATTCCAAGCTCTGCTGATACGCAAATTTTAAAACATTTCGCATATACATTTCAAAAAGTCGATTTCGGGCATACAGATTTCCGTTTTCTATTTGCGGATAAAGTCTTTCAACTTCATTTCTTTGTGGAGGCGAAATTTTTCTCACGTAATTAACCATAGACGTAAGCACCGGTTCTTTTTCGGTAATTTTGCAATAAATTAAATTATCGTCGAAATAAAGAAAAGAAGATTCCTCTTTTTTTTCAAGATTATCTTTTTCTCGAAGTATTATCCCATAGTCAAGTATATCACTTGACAATCTATCAATGTCTTGAATTCCTAAATTACAATCAGCGGCTATATCCGAAATGTCTTCAAAGGTAATGAACCCTTTCACTTCAGATTTTTTTACTAAAAGAGTAAATGCTCTATCTCTTACGTCACTCATTAATTCAATGAATTCAACAAAACATCTTTATCTATTTCGGAATAATATCTAGAATTTATCTCATCCGTAAAGGACGACAGCTTGTCTATAAAATCATCTGATTTCGCAGCATTTTCAATCAATTTCTGATAAAGAATTTCTATTCCACCCAAAACATACGACTCAAAAAATTCAAAATCTTTTTCATCTTTACCAAAATGTCTAAAGGCTTTATCTATTCTCTTTTCTTCATCCGGTTCATAATCTTTATCTAAAAGTAAAATTAATTGCATGTTAAAAACCAAATTATCTTTAGCATTAATCATTTGATCTTTTAGAATGTGCGCATCTGGAATTTTCGAATCTTTATTTTTTACATCTTTTTCAGATTTTTTTTGATATAAAAAACCAACTATCGGAGCTTGCACATAAACATCAATATTTCTATTAAATAGTTTTGCATTTATCTCGCCAAAATTACTAGC
It encodes:
- a CDS encoding sigma-70 family RNA polymerase sigma factor, whose protein sequence is MSDVRDRAFTLLVKKSEVKGFITFEDISDIAADCNLGIQDIDRLSSDILDYGIILREKDNLEKKEESSFLYFDDNLIYCKITEKEPVLTSMVNYVRKISPPQRNEVERLYPQIENGNLYARNRLFEMYMRNVLKFAYQQSLEFNLNLADTIQDGMMGLHIAVDKYSPYVHGKFPAYSYFWIKSTIDVHKKIENSLWDIPNNKLIDVENLYKYLRKYIPSFFENPRLTDSFVKEIADRQQLPIENVKRYLILLTHPLNIDLLTVECRDDGFYKLWLKNVVHKVFATLGDKNRELAEMYYCLSLTYSEIAERLDVSRERIRQKFIKIDQKVKKEGSRYFDIDPRITEFNF